In Candidatus Methylomirabilis limnetica, the following are encoded in one genomic region:
- the tsaD gene encoding tRNA (adenosine(37)-N6)-threonylcarbamoyltransferase complex transferase subunit TsaD translates to MAHLTLGIETSCDETAAAVLEDGRRIRSSVIASQDTLHAPFGGVVPELASRRHVEVIWPVVQEALARAGVTLAELDGIAATAGPGLIGSLLVGLCFGKALAFARNIPLVGVNHLEGHLYAATLDHEGLSFPFTGLVASGGHTNLYLATAPGVYRLLGRTRDDAAGEAFDKVAKLLSLGYPGGPLIEEWARKGDPNAVRFPRSVPPRGSYDFSFSGLKTAVVNYVKGVGGAVLQPSAFSLQPDLVADICAGFQEAVVDVLVRVSLAAAKASASRRLVLVGGVACNGRLRSKLTERAAEEGVQVYYPKPSLCTDNAAMIAAAGYPRLLRGERSLLSLNADANLTLGLT, encoded by the coding sequence ATGGCACACCTAACCTTGGGGATTGAAACCTCGTGTGACGAGACGGCGGCCGCTGTACTGGAGGATGGCCGGAGAATTCGGTCTTCCGTGATCGCCTCTCAGGATACCCTCCACGCCCCCTTCGGCGGGGTCGTTCCCGAGTTAGCCTCTCGCCGTCACGTGGAGGTTATCTGGCCGGTGGTCCAGGAGGCACTCGCCAGGGCAGGGGTGACCCTCGCCGAGCTTGACGGGATCGCGGCAACGGCGGGACCAGGGCTGATCGGTTCCCTGCTGGTTGGTCTATGCTTCGGCAAGGCGCTCGCCTTTGCCCGTAATATCCCACTGGTCGGCGTGAACCACCTGGAAGGACATCTCTATGCCGCCACGCTGGATCATGAGGGACTATCTTTTCCCTTCACCGGACTCGTGGCATCAGGTGGCCACACCAACCTCTATCTGGCCACAGCCCCAGGGGTCTACCGCTTGCTCGGTCGGACCAGGGACGATGCTGCTGGAGAGGCCTTCGACAAGGTGGCCAAGTTGCTCAGCCTCGGTTATCCAGGGGGGCCGCTGATCGAGGAGTGGGCGCGTAAGGGCGACCCTAACGCTGTGCGGTTTCCCAGGTCGGTTCCTCCGAGAGGTTCATACGATTTCAGCTTCAGCGGCCTGAAAACCGCAGTCGTCAATTACGTAAAGGGTGTCGGGGGAGCAGTCCTTCAGCCTTCAGCCTTCAGCCTTCAGCCTGATCTTGTTGCGGACATCTGCGCTGGATTCCAAGAGGCGGTGGTGGATGTGCTGGTTCGCGTGAGCCTGGCGGCGGCGAAGGCGTCCGCCTCTCGCCGTCTCGTCCTGGTCGGAGGGGTGGCTTGCAATGGCAGGCTCCGATCGAAGCTCACAGAGCGGGCGGCAGAGGAAGGCGTGCAGGTCTACTACCCCAAGCCCTCTCTCTGCACCGATAACGCCGCCATGATCGCGGCTGCCGGCTACCCTCGCCTTCTACGCGGCGAGCGATCCTTACTTTCGTTGAACGCCGATGCAAATCTCACGCTCGGCCTGACGTAA
- the def gene encoding peptide deformylase — protein MAKLSILLYPSPVIRKRSLPVTSIDGELQRFIDDMVETMYAAPGMGLAAPQVGALKRVIVLDPSQDRAIARPMVLINPVLVAAEGQIVEDEGCLCIPDLTEPISRFRQVVVKAYDRNEKEIILEEDDLFARILQHEIDHLNGILFIDRLSTAKRLLLKRRLKKAAKD, from the coding sequence ATGGCGAAGCTGTCGATCCTGCTCTACCCATCCCCCGTCATCCGGAAGAGGTCGCTGCCAGTCACGTCAATCGATGGTGAACTTCAGCGCTTCATCGATGACATGGTGGAAACCATGTATGCGGCCCCAGGCATGGGGCTTGCCGCTCCCCAAGTGGGGGCACTCAAGCGGGTCATCGTCCTGGACCCTTCTCAGGATCGCGCGATTGCGCGGCCCATGGTCCTTATTAATCCCGTGCTGGTTGCTGCTGAAGGGCAAATCGTAGAGGACGAGGGATGCCTCTGTATCCCAGACCTGACGGAGCCAATCTCGCGATTCAGGCAGGTGGTGGTGAAGGCCTATGATCGGAATGAGAAAGAGATCATTCTGGAGGAGGATGACCTGTTCGCGCGAATCCTACAGCACGAGATCGATCACTTGAATGGCATTCTGTTCATCGACCGCCTGAGCACAGCAAAGCGTCTCCTGCTCAAGCGACGGCTTAAGAAGGCCGCTAAAGACTAA
- a CDS encoding peptidylprolyl isomerase, with amino-acid sequence MNKEGWRGTVGAGLALPKAGAASSAPAHIPYTLYPAFVLGLVLLCAILTASVAHAVILDRVVAVVNDDVITLTEVQEEGLQVIRRIVQETMGAERERQLRGTERQILDELILRRLQLQEAKKEKIEAIPAEVQSAIEELKKRNGLASDEDLRAALSRELLSEEQFRRGIAEQVIMTKLVARRVRAKVVVLDDEVQQYYEQQQGQFKDMSQFKMRHLLVAVPSQATPSEVSRAKKRIEEAQRLVKSGTNFPAVAQQYSEGPLAVSGGEVWTMKRGDLSPELEQVALALPIGQASDIITTPAGFHLIVVEERVPGLALPFDQVKEQIRATLFNQKTEATFKEWIEGLKTKANVEMKL; translated from the coding sequence ATGAATAAGGAGGGGTGGCGGGGGACTGTAGGGGCAGGGCTTGCCCTGCCCAAGGCGGGCGCAGCAAGCAGCGCCCCTGCACATATACCCTATACCCTATACCCTGCTTTCGTACTGGGTCTCGTCCTGCTGTGCGCAATTCTAACGGCTTCCGTAGCTCACGCTGTCATCCTCGATCGCGTAGTCGCCGTTGTCAATGATGATGTGATCACCCTGACCGAGGTGCAAGAGGAAGGGCTTCAGGTCATCCGAAGGATCGTACAGGAAACGATGGGGGCGGAGCGAGAGCGACAGCTTCGTGGTACGGAACGCCAGATCCTGGACGAGCTGATTCTCAGGAGGTTGCAACTCCAGGAGGCAAAGAAGGAGAAGATCGAGGCGATCCCTGCGGAGGTTCAGTCCGCCATTGAGGAATTAAAGAAGCGCAACGGGTTGGCCAGCGACGAGGATCTGAGAGCTGCTCTGTCCAGAGAACTGCTCAGCGAGGAGCAGTTTCGGAGGGGGATCGCCGAGCAGGTCATCATGACGAAGCTGGTAGCGAGGCGAGTGCGAGCCAAGGTCGTCGTTCTTGACGACGAGGTCCAGCAATATTACGAGCAACAGCAAGGGCAATTCAAGGACATGTCCCAATTCAAGATGCGCCATCTCCTCGTGGCTGTACCGTCGCAGGCGACGCCCAGTGAGGTATCGCGTGCCAAGAAGCGGATTGAGGAGGCGCAGAGGCTTGTCAAGTCGGGGACCAACTTCCCTGCGGTCGCTCAGCAGTACTCTGAAGGGCCGCTCGCGGTATCCGGCGGTGAGGTCTGGACGATGAAGCGCGGAGATCTCTCGCCGGAGTTGGAGCAGGTCGCGCTTGCCCTGCCGATCGGGCAGGCCAGCGACATCATCACGACTCCGGCCGGCTTTCACCTCATTGTCGTCGAGGAGCGGGTTCCTGGACTGGCCCTTCCATTCGACCAGGTTAAGGAGCAGATTCGCGCCACCCTGTTTAATCAGAAGACTGAGGCCACATTCAAGGAGTGGATCGAGGGTCTCAAGACCAAGGCTAACGTCGAGATGAAATTGTAG
- the mfd gene encoding transcription-repair coupling factor, with protein sequence MGQSEDLLIPEIVEIVARLDSGADALSLTGLFGASKALILSQIALLARRPLVVLASSSAEAELLAKDLQVFFHGPVGFLPERDEDPETGYQRIACLAGLATKELPLAVVSLQAALERLSPPSALLGAAFTLYVGRLIARDELLGVLEVGGYRRVNQVTDRGEYSLRGHLLDLFPPKSVLSRVEESDLPVRAEFFGDEVLELRAFDPTTQRSVRPVEQVSILPVIEVPLTGEGCQQALEEPADLLQYVAPDAVWVLVDQAGLQAAARDFAEHGLRASHHIPTVPPLVKGGAGGFSHLDWSDFEQRLSLRPRILLEEFFPAHSLTGGAAIGFQVRTITAYRGRMMELIRDLEEWRRQSRRIHLVCRSEAQGRRLAEVLKEHDVAASLDPGMALPGGITILAGELSGGFHLDEASLTYITESEIFGIRHIPPRRLRPKEVSPLASYQDLAYGDFVVHEDHGIGLYKGLRQLAAGETEGDYLLIVYADHAKLYVPTSKLHLVYRYAGADGNSPALDRLGSASWTKAKERVRASIREMAQELLTLYAARHVVKGHAFSPDTPWQREFEAGFPYEETSGQLRAIADAKADMERDRPMDRLICGDVGYGKTEVAMRAAFKAVMGGKQVAVLVPTTVLALQHFRTFSERFGNFPIKVEMLSRFRSRTEQGDVLRGVRDGIVDIVIGTHRLLQKDVHFRDLGLLVVDEEHRFGVAAKERMKQIRRQVNVLTLTATPIPRTMYMSMLGVRDISTIETPPEDRLSIRTTVARFDQAIIKEAIEQELDRGGQVFFVHNRVESIQSVARLIKQLVPRARLTVAHGKLPEERLERIMCDFYNGTFDVLLCTTIIESGLDVGAANTIIIDRADALGLAQLYQLRGRVGRDKHRAYAYLLVPEDAMLSEVAKKRLQAIAELTELGSGFKVAARDLEIRGAGNLLGPEQHGQIAAVGFDLYCRLIESTVRELKGEVAAEPVEPSIRLEAAGYVPEAYVEDPNVRLQLYKRLAALTSTQEVSALREELIDRFGEPPHEAERLLTAMALKILARALHIREVDATGKTIRIVFSESPPLAPAKVAALLREEGGRLRYIPKSPHPPLTKGGHGGVDGAGGDALEYAVDGGDNIATVQVLLSRLQECR encoded by the coding sequence ATGGGGCAGTCAGAGGATCTACTGATCCCTGAGATTGTTGAGATCGTGGCTCGACTGGACAGCGGGGCCGACGCGCTGTCTCTGACCGGTCTCTTCGGAGCTTCGAAGGCGTTGATCCTCTCCCAGATCGCTCTCCTGGCGAGGCGTCCCCTCGTGGTATTGGCCTCCTCGTCCGCCGAGGCCGAGCTGCTGGCGAAGGATCTGCAAGTCTTCTTTCACGGACCGGTGGGCTTCCTGCCAGAACGTGATGAGGACCCCGAGACCGGATATCAGCGAATTGCCTGTCTGGCGGGTCTCGCGACCAAGGAGCTTCCCCTGGCGGTTGTCTCGCTCCAGGCTGCCCTCGAACGCCTCTCCCCACCATCGGCCCTCCTGGGAGCAGCCTTTACGCTGTACGTTGGACGACTGATCGCGCGGGATGAGCTTCTAGGCGTTCTGGAGGTAGGTGGCTACCGTCGAGTGAATCAGGTGACAGACCGCGGCGAATACAGCCTGCGCGGGCATCTTCTCGACCTCTTCCCCCCCAAATCCGTCCTGAGCCGTGTCGAAGAGTCCGATCTTCCCGTTCGTGCTGAGTTCTTTGGCGACGAGGTGCTTGAGCTCCGCGCATTCGATCCGACCACCCAGCGGTCCGTCCGCCCAGTCGAACAGGTCTCTATATTGCCTGTTATAGAAGTGCCATTGACGGGTGAAGGGTGTCAGCAGGCCCTGGAGGAACCAGCCGATCTGCTGCAGTACGTCGCGCCCGATGCCGTGTGGGTCCTGGTAGACCAGGCAGGCCTCCAGGCCGCTGCGCGCGATTTCGCTGAACACGGCCTTCGCGCATCGCACCACATCCCCACAGTCCCCCCTTTGGTAAAGGGGGGTGCGGGGGGTTTTTCGCACCTCGACTGGAGTGACTTTGAGCAGAGACTCTCCCTGAGGCCGCGGATCCTCCTGGAAGAATTCTTCCCAGCTCACAGCCTTACGGGAGGGGCGGCTATCGGTTTCCAGGTGCGCACCATCACGGCCTACCGTGGACGAATGATGGAGCTCATACGCGACCTCGAAGAGTGGCGTCGGCAAAGCCGAAGAATCCACCTGGTCTGCAGGAGCGAGGCCCAGGGTCGGCGCCTGGCGGAGGTGCTCAAGGAACATGACGTCGCAGCCTCTCTCGATCCAGGGATGGCGTTGCCAGGCGGGATCACGATCCTCGCCGGCGAACTCAGCGGCGGCTTCCACCTGGATGAGGCGTCACTGACCTATATCACCGAGTCCGAGATCTTTGGGATTCGACACATTCCGCCCCGCCGCTTACGACCGAAGGAGGTCTCCCCCCTCGCCTCGTATCAGGACCTGGCCTATGGCGATTTCGTTGTCCACGAGGACCATGGGATCGGCCTATACAAAGGGCTGCGGCAGCTCGCTGCCGGCGAGACAGAGGGTGACTACCTGCTCATCGTCTATGCCGATCACGCCAAGCTCTACGTACCAACCAGTAAACTCCACCTGGTCTATCGGTATGCGGGCGCTGATGGCAATTCACCCGCCCTTGATCGGTTGGGGAGCGCCTCCTGGACCAAGGCCAAGGAGCGGGTCAGGGCTTCCATCCGCGAGATGGCCCAGGAGTTGCTCACGCTGTATGCGGCCAGGCATGTTGTCAAGGGGCATGCCTTCTCTCCCGATACGCCGTGGCAGCGGGAATTCGAGGCGGGATTCCCGTACGAGGAAACCTCGGGCCAGCTCCGGGCGATCGCCGATGCCAAGGCCGATATGGAGCGGGACCGGCCGATGGACCGCCTGATCTGCGGTGATGTCGGGTATGGTAAGACCGAGGTGGCGATGCGGGCCGCCTTCAAGGCGGTTATGGGGGGAAAGCAGGTGGCGGTCCTGGTCCCGACCACTGTCCTCGCCCTGCAGCATTTCCGGACCTTTTCCGAGCGATTCGGCAACTTCCCGATCAAGGTGGAGATGCTCTCGCGTTTCCGCAGTCGTACGGAGCAGGGCGATGTACTGCGTGGCGTCCGTGACGGCATCGTAGATATCGTCATCGGTACCCACCGCCTGCTTCAGAAGGATGTCCATTTCCGGGATCTGGGGCTGCTTGTGGTGGATGAGGAACATCGTTTCGGCGTAGCGGCCAAGGAGCGCATGAAGCAGATCCGGCGACAGGTCAATGTCCTGACGCTCACCGCAACGCCGATTCCGAGGACGATGTACATGTCGATGCTGGGGGTCAGAGATATCAGCACAATCGAGACCCCTCCGGAGGATCGCCTCTCGATCAGGACGACCGTAGCCAGGTTCGATCAGGCCATCATCAAGGAGGCGATAGAGCAGGAGCTGGACAGAGGGGGACAGGTCTTCTTCGTGCATAATCGCGTGGAAAGCATCCAGAGCGTAGCACGCCTGATCAAGCAGTTGGTCCCCCGGGCGAGGCTGACGGTGGCTCACGGCAAGCTGCCGGAAGAGCGCCTGGAACGGATTATGTGCGACTTCTACAACGGCACGTTTGATGTCCTGCTGTGTACCACCATCATCGAATCCGGTCTGGATGTCGGCGCCGCCAACACCATCATCATTGATCGAGCCGATGCCTTGGGCCTCGCGCAGCTCTACCAGCTTCGCGGACGGGTCGGTCGAGACAAGCATCGAGCGTACGCCTATCTCTTGGTACCGGAGGATGCTATGCTCTCAGAGGTGGCAAAGAAGAGGCTCCAGGCCATCGCGGAGCTGACCGAGCTCGGTTCTGGATTCAAGGTGGCGGCGAGGGACCTGGAGATCAGAGGAGCAGGTAACCTCCTTGGACCAGAACAGCACGGTCAGATCGCCGCCGTGGGATTTGATCTGTACTGTAGACTGATCGAGTCAACGGTCAGGGAGCTGAAGGGTGAAGTAGCTGCGGAGCCCGTCGAGCCTTCCATCAGGCTGGAGGCGGCAGGGTATGTGCCGGAGGCCTACGTGGAGGATCCCAACGTCCGGCTCCAGCTCTACAAACGGTTGGCTGCGCTCACATCTACACAGGAGGTCTCTGCTCTTCGAGAGGAACTGATCGATCGTTTCGGTGAGCCTCCCCATGAGGCAGAGCGGCTGCTGACCGCAATGGCCCTCAAGATCCTGGCCAGGGCGCTCCACATTCGTGAGGTCGATGCTACAGGTAAGACGATCCGTATCGTCTTCAGTGAGTCGCCACCCCTTGCCCCAGCCAAGGTGGCAGCCCTGCTTCGTGAAGAGGGCGGCCGGTTACGCTACATCCCGAAATCCCCCCACCCCCCCTTAACAAAAGGGGGGCACGGAGGGGTTGACGGTGCGGGGGGCGATGCCCTGGAATATGCGGTGGATGGGGGCGACAACATCGCTACCGTTCAGGTTCTGCTGTCGCGACTTCAGGAGTGTCGATGA